From Cannabis sativa cultivar Pink pepper isolate KNU-18-1 chromosome 8, ASM2916894v1, whole genome shotgun sequence, a single genomic window includes:
- the LOC115698707 gene encoding GDSL esterase/lipase At5g14450 isoform X3 has product MKRMEFRASILLLLFTSFLLTWVNFLSVEGDDSMGYCKFPAIYNFGDSNSDTGGIAAAFYQMAPQCGETFFHRPSGRGCDGRLIIDFIAKELGLPYLSAYLNSIGANFKHGANFATGGSTIRRLNESVFLNGVSPFSLDIQVVQFTQFKSRTGWFFKNDNKSSHRRNLPRPEEFSKALYTFDIGQNDIAAGFRSMTVEQFKLQIPDIINQFGEAVKNLYEQGARSFWIHNTGPLGCLAVSLNYSPSPDPNTYDPIGCDKAQNDMSKEFNTKLKHKVIELRQTLYDAALTYVDLFAAKYQLIANANKVLRQGLNLLWIS; this is encoded by the exons ATGAAGAGAATGGAGTTTAGAGCAAgtatattgttgttgttgttcacTAGCTTTTTACTTACATGGGTTAATTTTTTGAGTGTTGAAGGAGATGATTCAATGGGGTACTGTAAATTTCCTGCAATTTACAACTTTGGTGATTCAAATTCAGATACTGGTGGTATAGCAGCTGCTTTTTACCAAATGGCTCCTCAATGTGGTGAAACTTTCTTCCATAGACCATCTGGAAGAGGCTGTGATGGTCGTTTAATCATTGATTTTATTG CAAAAGAGCTTGGATTGCCTTACTTGAGTGCATACTTAAACTCAATTGGTGCAAATTTCAAGCATGGTGCTAACTTTGCCACTGGAGGATCAACCATTAGGCGTTTAAATGAGTCAGTTTTCCTTAATGGGGTCAGCCCTTTTTCTCTTGATATTCAAGTTGTGCAGTTCACTCAGTTCAAGTCACGTACTGGTTGGTTTTTCAAGAAtg ACAACAAAAGCTCACATAGAAGAAATCTGCCAAGACCAGAGGAGTTCTCAAAGGCTCTTTACACATTTGATATTGGCCAAAATGATATTGCTGCTGGGTTCAGGTCAATGACTGTTGAACAGTTCAAACTACAAATTCCTGATATAATAAACCAGTTTGGTGAAGCTGTCAAA AATCTATACGAACAAGGGGCCAGATCATTCTGGATACACAACACAGGTCCTCTTGGTTGTTTGGCAGTGAGCCTTAATTACAGTCCTAGTCCAGACCCAAACACTTATGACCCCATTGGTTGTGACAAGGCTCAAAATGACATGTCAAAAGAGTTCAACACAAAACTCAAGCACAAAGTCATTGAATTAAGGCAAACACTTTATGATGCTGCATTAACTTATGTTGATCTATTTGCAGCCAAGTATCAACTCATAGCTAATGCAAACAA GGTTCTTAGACAAGGCCTCAATTTGCTGTGGATATCATAA
- the LOC115699618 gene encoding probable methyltransferase PMT9 — protein MKRRSELNPSAKQVKYFLIALIACLGLVCLYYGSSFAPGSRRSDEESSASDGTDPVYGGFARNRDFDELHEDQEHNPEIPKSIPICDMKFSELIPCLDRNLIYQLKLKPNLALMEHYERHCPPPERRYNCLIPPPLGYKIPIRWPASRDEVWKANIPHTHLAQEKSDQNWMVVNGDKINFPGGGTHFHNGADKYIVSLARMLKFPDDKLNNAGNIRNVFDVGCGVASFGAYLLSHNIIAMSLAPNDVHENQIQFALERGIPATLGILATKRLPYPSRSFELAHCSRCRIDWLQRGGILLLELDRLLRPGGYFVYSSPEAYAMDPENRRIWNAMYDLLKKMCWRVVTKKEQSVIWAKPLSNSCYSKRDPGTYPPLCGTDDDPDVTWNVSMKPCISRYSSKMHKVKGSGLVPWPQRLTAAPPRLEELGVSPEEFSEDTSIWHFRVVEYWKQMKSVMQRNSIRNVMDMNSNLGGFAAGLSDRDVWVMNVAPVHSSTRLKIIYDRGLIGTVHDWCESFSTYPRTYDLLHAWAVFSEISERGCSMEDLLIEMDRILRPNGFVIIRDNPSIINYIRKFVTALRWDGWISEVEPRIDALSSSEERVLIARKKLWDEDLMLM, from the exons ATGAAGCGCAGGAGCGAGCTCAATCCCTCGGCTAAGCAAGTGAAGTATTTCTTGATTGCTTTGATTGCGTGCTTGGGATTGGTGTGTTTATACTACGGTTCGTCTTTTGCTCCGGGATCTCGGAGGTCCGACGAAGAATCCTCCGCTTCCGATGGAACTGACCCGGTTTATGGGGGATTCGCTCGGAATCGGGATTTCGATGAGTTGCATGAAGATCAAGAGCATAATCCTGAAATTCCCAAAAGTATACCG ATATGTGATATGAAGTTTTCGGAATTGATACCTTGTTTAGACAGAAACCTTATATACCAGTTGAAATTGAAGCCCAATTTGGCTTTAATGGAGCACTATGAACGGCATTGTCCGCCTCCGGAACGTCGTTATAATTGCTTAATACCACCCCCACTGGGTTATAAG ATACCTATAAGGTGGCCAGCAAGTAGAGATGAAGTGTGGAAGGCAAACATCCCCCACACACATCTTGCACAGGAGAAGTCAGATCAGAATTGGATGGTTGTCAATGGAGACAAGATTAATTTTCCGGGTGGGGGGACTCATTTCCACAATGGAGCTGATAAATACATTGTTTCTCTAGCTAGA ATGCTAAAATTTCCTGATGATAAACTCAACAATGCCGGAAATATCAGAAATGTTTTTGATGTGGGTTGTGGAGTTGCAAGTTTTGGGGCCTATTTACTTTCTCACAACATCATAGCTATGTCCCTAGCGCCTAATGATGTGCATGAGAATCAAATTCAGTTTGCACTAGAGAGGGGGATTCCTGCTACTCTAGGTATCTTGGCTACAAAAAGGCTTCCGTATCCAAGCAGGTCATTTGAACTGGCTCATTGTTCCCGATGCCGTATTGATTGGCTGCAAAGAGGGGGAATCCTTTTATTAGAACTTGATAGGTTACTAAGACCAGGAGGATATTTTGTGTATTCTTCTCCTGAAGCATACGCAATGGATCCTGAAAATAGAAGGATTTGGAATGCAATGTATGATCTTTTGAAGAAAATGTGTTGGAGAGTTGTTACAAAGAAAGAGCAGAGTGTTATATGGGCTAAGCCACTTTCAAATAGTTGTTATTCGAAGAGAGATCCTGGAACATATCCCCCATTATGTGGTACGGATGATGATCCAGATGTAACCTGGAATGTGAGCATGAAGCCTTGTATTTCTCGATACTCCTCAA AAATGCACAAGGTAAAAGGGAGTGGATTAGTTCCTTGGCCTCAAAGGCTTACTGCAGCACCTCCTCGCCTGGAAGAGTTAGGTGTCAGTCCTGAAGAATTCTCAGAAGACACT AGCATATGGCATTTTCGAGTCGTTGAGTACTGGAAGCAAATGAAATCAGTGATGCAGAGGAACTCCATCAGAAATGTCATGGATATGAACTCAAACCTTGGTGGGTTTGCTGCTGGCTTAAGTGATAGAGATGTCTGGGTGATGAATGTTGCCCCTGTCCATTCGTCTACAAGGTTGAAGATTATATATGACCGAGGATTAATTGGAACTGTACATGACTG GTGTGAATCATTTTCGACATACCCACGTACATACGATCTTCTACACGCGTGGGCAGTATTTTCAGAGATTAGTGAGCGTGGATGTAGTATGGAGGATTTATTGATAGAAATGGATCGGATTCTACGACCAAATGGGTTTGTAATCATAAGAGATAATCCttctattataaattatatccgGAAATTTGTCACTGCACTAAGGTGGGATGGTTGGATATCCGAAGTAGAACCAAGGATTGATGCTCTGTCCTCgagtgaagaaagagttttgaTTGCTAGAAAAAAGTTGTGGGATGAGGACCTGATGCTAATGTGA
- the LOC115698707 gene encoding GDSL esterase/lipase At5g14450 isoform X2 — protein sequence MGYCKFPAIYNFGDSNSDTGGIAAAFYQMAPQCGETFFHRPSGRGCDGRLIIDFIAKELGLPYLSAYLNSIGANFKHGANFATGGSTIRRLNESVFLNGVSPFSLDIQVVQFTQFKSRTGWFFKNDNKSSHRRNLPRPEEFSKALYTFDIGQNDIAAGFRSMTVEQFKLQIPDIINQFGEAVKNLYEQGARSFWIHNTGPLGCLAVSLNYSPSPDPNTYDPIGCDKAQNDMSKEFNTKLKHKVIELRQTLYDAALTYVDLFAAKYQLIANANKLGFLDKASICCGYHKDNDHVWCGNKGKFNGSEVYADSCEDPSLYISWDGVHYTEAANNWLANHILNGSFSDPNIPITHACYNK from the exons ATGGGGTACTGTAAATTTCCTGCAATTTACAACTTTGGTGATTCAAATTCAGATACTGGTGGTATAGCAGCTGCTTTTTACCAAATGGCTCCTCAATGTGGTGAAACTTTCTTCCATAGACCATCTGGAAGAGGCTGTGATGGTCGTTTAATCATTGATTTTATTG CAAAAGAGCTTGGATTGCCTTACTTGAGTGCATACTTAAACTCAATTGGTGCAAATTTCAAGCATGGTGCTAACTTTGCCACTGGAGGATCAACCATTAGGCGTTTAAATGAGTCAGTTTTCCTTAATGGGGTCAGCCCTTTTTCTCTTGATATTCAAGTTGTGCAGTTCACTCAGTTCAAGTCACGTACTGGTTGGTTTTTCAAGAAtg ACAACAAAAGCTCACATAGAAGAAATCTGCCAAGACCAGAGGAGTTCTCAAAGGCTCTTTACACATTTGATATTGGCCAAAATGATATTGCTGCTGGGTTCAGGTCAATGACTGTTGAACAGTTCAAACTACAAATTCCTGATATAATAAACCAGTTTGGTGAAGCTGTCAAA AATCTATACGAACAAGGGGCCAGATCATTCTGGATACACAACACAGGTCCTCTTGGTTGTTTGGCAGTGAGCCTTAATTACAGTCCTAGTCCAGACCCAAACACTTATGACCCCATTGGTTGTGACAAGGCTCAAAATGACATGTCAAAAGAGTTCAACACAAAACTCAAGCACAAAGTCATTGAATTAAGGCAAACACTTTATGATGCTGCATTAACTTATGTTGATCTATTTGCAGCCAAGTATCAACTCATAGCTAATGCAAACAAGTTAG GGTTCTTAGACAAGGCCTCAATTTGCTGTGGATATCATAAAGATAATGATCATGTGTGGTGTGGAAATAAGGGAAAATTTAATGGTAGTGAAGTTTATGCTGATTCATGTGAAGACCCTTCTTTGTATATAAGTTGGGATGGTGTGCATTATACTGAGGCTGCAAATAATTGGCTTGctaatcatattttaaatggTTCATTTTCTGATCCTAACATTCCCATTACACATGCTTGTTACAACAAATGA
- the LOC115698707 gene encoding GDSL esterase/lipase At5g14450 isoform X1, whose product MKRMEFRASILLLLFTSFLLTWVNFLSVEGDDSMGYCKFPAIYNFGDSNSDTGGIAAAFYQMAPQCGETFFHRPSGRGCDGRLIIDFIAKELGLPYLSAYLNSIGANFKHGANFATGGSTIRRLNESVFLNGVSPFSLDIQVVQFTQFKSRTGWFFKNDNKSSHRRNLPRPEEFSKALYTFDIGQNDIAAGFRSMTVEQFKLQIPDIINQFGEAVKNLYEQGARSFWIHNTGPLGCLAVSLNYSPSPDPNTYDPIGCDKAQNDMSKEFNTKLKHKVIELRQTLYDAALTYVDLFAAKYQLIANANKLGFLDKASICCGYHKDNDHVWCGNKGKFNGSEVYADSCEDPSLYISWDGVHYTEAANNWLANHILNGSFSDPNIPITHACYNK is encoded by the exons ATGAAGAGAATGGAGTTTAGAGCAAgtatattgttgttgttgttcacTAGCTTTTTACTTACATGGGTTAATTTTTTGAGTGTTGAAGGAGATGATTCAATGGGGTACTGTAAATTTCCTGCAATTTACAACTTTGGTGATTCAAATTCAGATACTGGTGGTATAGCAGCTGCTTTTTACCAAATGGCTCCTCAATGTGGTGAAACTTTCTTCCATAGACCATCTGGAAGAGGCTGTGATGGTCGTTTAATCATTGATTTTATTG CAAAAGAGCTTGGATTGCCTTACTTGAGTGCATACTTAAACTCAATTGGTGCAAATTTCAAGCATGGTGCTAACTTTGCCACTGGAGGATCAACCATTAGGCGTTTAAATGAGTCAGTTTTCCTTAATGGGGTCAGCCCTTTTTCTCTTGATATTCAAGTTGTGCAGTTCACTCAGTTCAAGTCACGTACTGGTTGGTTTTTCAAGAAtg ACAACAAAAGCTCACATAGAAGAAATCTGCCAAGACCAGAGGAGTTCTCAAAGGCTCTTTACACATTTGATATTGGCCAAAATGATATTGCTGCTGGGTTCAGGTCAATGACTGTTGAACAGTTCAAACTACAAATTCCTGATATAATAAACCAGTTTGGTGAAGCTGTCAAA AATCTATACGAACAAGGGGCCAGATCATTCTGGATACACAACACAGGTCCTCTTGGTTGTTTGGCAGTGAGCCTTAATTACAGTCCTAGTCCAGACCCAAACACTTATGACCCCATTGGTTGTGACAAGGCTCAAAATGACATGTCAAAAGAGTTCAACACAAAACTCAAGCACAAAGTCATTGAATTAAGGCAAACACTTTATGATGCTGCATTAACTTATGTTGATCTATTTGCAGCCAAGTATCAACTCATAGCTAATGCAAACAAGTTAG GGTTCTTAGACAAGGCCTCAATTTGCTGTGGATATCATAAAGATAATGATCATGTGTGGTGTGGAAATAAGGGAAAATTTAATGGTAGTGAAGTTTATGCTGATTCATGTGAAGACCCTTCTTTGTATATAAGTTGGGATGGTGTGCATTATACTGAGGCTGCAAATAATTGGCTTGctaatcatattttaaatggTTCATTTTCTGATCCTAACATTCCCATTACACATGCTTGTTACAACAAATGA